In Miscanthus floridulus cultivar M001 chromosome 8, ASM1932011v1, whole genome shotgun sequence, the sequence CCTCGCTCAACGCCCCTCAACACGTCACCAGTGTTGAGCCCCTCCCTCTTCTAAGCCCGCCGGCCATTGAAACACTCTTCTTCCTTGAAAATTTGATACCCTAACCTTAAATCCCACCGGTACGGTTGTATCATCCACCGCTCCACGCATGACCTTGCCGTTAGCTGCCCCGGCCACTGCCTGCCTCCTCATTCTCCTAATTTCGGCGGCGTCCTTGTGCATCCGTCGTTTTTGGGTAGCGATGCGCGCACGAACAAACACAaagattgtgcttgtgcatccaCCTCAGCATCCGCTATTATACCTGCTCTCAAGCTAGCTGGAACTTGCCTTTTCCTTGACAGTTACGTTCTCTGTTAGGAGCTCGTGTGGCTGCACGGATCCCCAAGCCATCCAACGGCTCCGCCCAGCCCAGCCAGAGACGGCCGTCCTGCAGGCTGCTGCTGGCTGGCAGCGGCATGCATGCGCCAGCGACGACGACACCGACGGCCGGCCGGCCTGAGCCATATGTATACGCTGCGTACGCGCGCGTATGGCATGGCACGGCGATCGGTGCGTGGCGTCCGGGGACCGGGGAATGAAAGAGACGTGCCTGTTGGTTCGTACGTGCTCGGACGGCGACCGGTAGCACGAGCTAGCTAGAGCgggcagcagcgccgccgcggtCCACGTCAACCGCCGCCGACGAGGCACAGAATAATTGCGTCGCGTCGTGGGCTCGTGGCAAGAACAACAGCACAGACCACGCCGGGGAAcgatcttctttttctcacctgCGCCTGCGCGCCGTGCGGCGGGATCTCGGCCGGCGCTGCCACGAATGTAAGCCGTGCAAGTGCTGCAATCCTGACTGCAAATTAAGGCATCCTGATCCTGGCTCGATCGTGCACGTTCTCGTGCCATGCGGCTGATGCCAAGCCCCACTGGGCACTGGGCACTGGCCACGTGGGCACTGGGCACTGGCCACGATTCGCTGCGAGGCCTCACATGGAATGCAGGAAGGCTGTCCCCCACAAGAACCTTTTCTTCTACCCCTGGTCACCATTAAAATCGATCActgtttgcttgcttgcttgtttgTTTCTTCAAGCCCATCTCCTTTAATGTCGGATGAGGTTATTCGGCCGGGGTGGAGCAGTTGTAGCAGCCACCGAACTACCGACATCGCCGGTAGGGAAAGAGAAATTGCTGTAGGAATATTGATGAAAAAAGTGCTCCTAAAGTAGCGGTACCGAACAACCGACAACGACAAAAATCTTACTCCGGCGAGCCATGTTTCAATTTCCCTGAATTCGTGCGAGGATCCTCAAATTCAatcgggattttttttttttcaaaacataaACTTGCGGAATTACGGGATCCGCGGTTCGTCAAAACATGAAGTTGACTACTGGGCCGCAAGATGCTATTGAACTAGGTACCCGTATAATCGCACAAATCCCGGTCCCAGTATGGGCCGTTTGGGTGCCCCAGACGTATTGGGCTGGACGTGTTAGCGTGTCATGGGCTCGCCCTAGACGCCGAACTCCGGCGAGGCCCCGCCGCCAGCGCCGGTCATGGCAGGACGGCGAGCGCTGCGGGGTCCCGGGGCCGTACCGGCGAGGGCGTCACAGGCAGGCGTCGGGGGTAGGGTATCACTCGCGTCATCAGGGCGTCTGGTGCCTTGCCGTCGGAGGTATGGCGCCTGTGGATTTGGTTCACGTGATTGCTAGCTAAGCCTGTCTTGCTCGTGGAGCGTGGACGGCTCCAACAGCGAGTTGATTCAGTTCCTGGAGGCGATTTGGCCCGTCCGGATGCCCTCCGATTCGTCCGTGGTATCTGTAGGTTAAAGCCTCCATTTTTTTTATATGTTAATGAGTCGATGAGATGAGCATGGTTAACTCTTCTGCACTCTTCATGCTGTTTTAATTTGAGTTATTCTTCTGATATAATACCATTGAACAAGTGACCTGTGTGACCATCACTTGAGGACAATGCCAGTCGATAGTTCCAGCAGTAACCAAGTCCCTGTAGTTATCTATCTCTGTTCCCATTTCTAGGATTTGGTGGAGATGGAATGCCAGAGATGGAAGAGCAAAGGCGTTAACATAAAGTACGAGGTCAGGGGGAACCGGAAGGGGTACAAGGCCGGCGCACTCAAGGAAGGATTGAAGCATGAATATGTCAAAGACTGCGAATACATTGCCATGTTTGACGCTGACTTCCAGCCCGAGTCCGATTTTCTCCTGAGGACTATCCCGTTCCTCGTGCACAACCCAGAGATTGCCCTCGTCCAGACTCGCTGGAAATTTGGTTAGTACAGATGCGACCTCTTGCTGTAAATGttagtttgaaaacaactagcaAAAATGATATTGTGATAAACTTTTGCTGTTCTAAGTGTCTTTGAACCATATGCGCAGTTAATTCTGATGAGTGTCTGCTGACAAGATTCCAAGAAATGTCGTTAGACTACCATTTCAAGTATGAGCAGGAGGCAGGGTCCTCAGTGTATTCATTCTTTGGCTTCAATGGTACAGTCATGTCCTCTCATATACATGATTCTAGCATCGAATTCGGAAGCTTAAACCTTTCTGATGACGGGGGCCTTACGAGAGCAATTTTCGTCTTTTAGGGACAGCTGGTGTCTGGAGGATTTCAGCGATCGATGATGCCGGGGGCTGGAAGGACCGGACGACAGTGGAAGATATGGACCTGGCTGTCCGTGCGATGCTGCAGGGATGGAAATTCGTTTACGTCGGTGACATAAAAGTATGCCGGTGCTCCATTACTTGCTTGTAGGAAACTCAAGAACATAACAAGAAACGAATCTAACAATCCTCAGGATACTGCATCTGTATGTGCTTAGGTCAAGAGTGAATTACCTAGCACATTCAAGGCATACCGGTTTCAGCAGCATAGGTGGTCATGTGGGCCGGCAAACCTGTTCAAGAAAATGATGGTAGAGATTGTAGAAAACAAGGTCTGTTTATTTTTTTTCAGACTTCCTTTACAAGCGCAACATATCACAGCATTGACTGACTGGTGTGCCCTTTTCTCTTGTGTAGAAAGTGTCACTGTGGAGTAAAATCCACTTATGGTACGATTTCTTCTTCGTTGGGAAGGTTGCTGCTCATACGGTGACATTCATCTACTACTGCTTTGCGATCCCTTTGTCTGTTTTGCTCCCTGAGATTCAGATCCCTCTCTGGGGAGTTGTTTATGTCCCAACAGCCATAACCCTCTTGAAGGCTCTTGGCACACCGAGGTAATAAGTGTGCCAAGGTTCAAGTTTTTGAATGATACTATTGTTGTTTCATCATTTAACACCTGATGACCTGAAAGCTTCTCGCCGTTACAGTTCATTTCACCTGGTGATCCTCTGGGTTCTGTTTGAGAATGTCATGTCGTTGCACCGGATTAAAGCTGCAGTAAGTGGTCTTCTGGATGCTGGTGGACGAGTCAATGAGTGGGTTGTCACTGAGAAGTTGGGCGACACCAGCAAGGCAAAGCCTGGCACCAATGGATCAGATGCTGTAAAGGTGATAGATGTTAAGCTAACAGAGCCCCTTATTCCGAAGCTAGTGAAGAGGCGAGCAAAATTTTGGGAGAGGTAAGTTTATCTATTATCATTAAGAGTTTCTCAAAGCTAGCATAAAACTAGTGTAGATTTTATGCACTTATGAGAATGTGCATAGTGTTAATGGCATACTTTCTAGTGTCTTCAAATGCTTATAAACAATCTCTATATCAGGTACCACTGCTCAGAACTTTTCGTTGGAACCTGCATACTTCTGTGTGGTTTCTATGACTTGCTTCTTGCAAATAAGGGATACTACATTTTTCTCTTCCTTCAAGGCACGGCTTTCCTTGTTGTTGGTTTTGGGTATGTCGGCACACTACCTCCTTGCACTGCATAAGCTGTCGTGGACAACTGATACACCTGCTTACCAGAACCTAAGCAAGCAAAGCTCCTGTCTCCTGCACATATCGAACTCCGGAATTCAATGATAGTTGAGCATTATTCCCATCAGTCCTGGCCAGAGATGATCCACTGCCAAGAAGGTTGTTCAGATATCGTCGTCATGCTCCTGTCAGTCTTGGTCAGATTTGAGCCAACCATTCTTTATTGTCAAGAAGGCCATTCAAATAGTGTCACCATTCCAAATTTATAATAACAGTGTTTACTGAAGCATcatgacaaaaaaaaaatgattggTGCAGCAGCATTTTGTTCACATCCCGTAGAGATGCAGTTCACAGTCGTGAAAGAATTGCAGCTGCTGTAAATGGAATAGCACTAGCTGCCAATTTATGTAGATCTCCGAACtcgtagttttttttttgaatttagtGATATTACTCAGTGTTCAGATCCATAATGGAAGATTGTGGGCTTCCTCAGTTCATAACCTGTGTAGGCTTAATAAAACTTGTAAATGTAAATTGTTATTAACACTAATAATTTTGTCGGATCCGGGCAGTTCTTGAAATGCAAATGTAGCATGCAAATATTTTCCTGCAAGAAGCCAAAGATAACTTCTGAGTAATGCATTTGATCAGACATTTTACTTGATGTGGCACATGGAATAGTGGATCTATTTACTATTGAGCAGCAGCCATTTTGGTTATTGTCGGTGAGATACGTCTGGCAGTCTACCGAGAGGTAtgtcggtggaggtgcacgtgagagaactagatggtgacacagaacgcaagaggCAGCGATTTAGATAAGTTCAGGCCGTCtgtttgacgtaataccctacgttctGTGTCTTTCGGTGGATTGTATTGCATATGATGAGATGCCTTAAGCTAAGCTTAGAATCCATATAGGGATGTCGACTAgaggacccctgcccctccttatatgttctggaggagtagggttacaagcaAAGTATTATATTTGGTATTATATaatatctaataaatcacatcTTACTGTAGCATTGCGGTGCACGCGCGACTAGTGCCATGCGTCGCATACCCTGATCTTGTGGGCTAaggcacctctgatggtgcggcccatatctTGTCCTGTGGGTATCGGGGGTTATACTCCCACAGTTATATTGATCACCCATGGTTGAAGTTGTGAATGTTTTGGGGGTACCGGACGTCCAGACTCTAGCTCCCTATCCGGATGCCCGCGTTGCTGCGTCCTGTCTCGCGTCCCGTGCCTGCTCACCCACATCTCGCATGCTGCGCCCTCCCGCAAGCACGTGGGGCCTGCCCACGCCAGTGGGGACCCCCTCCACCTTTCTGCGCTTGACACCGAGGCGAGATAGCAGaaaggcgaggagggagatgcaacactcgatctagttttaaaacatccagatgcaacaattgcaacatacgtctgaaaacaaataaaacatgcGTCCAAAACACTTACAAAAACTTGAAaccaacatccagataaaacatttacaacatatgtgtgaaaacatatgcaacatccatataaacacATTTACAACATATGTcgaaaaaaaacagatgaaacattgaaaaCATGagcttacaacatacgtgtataaccattgcaacacgtgcaacattctgatctacttttgcaacatccgtaagaaacacttgcaacatacctctgaaatatttgaaacacttaaaacagacGCTTGCAAGATGAAGCTTCAGCGCAAACATCTCCTTGTTGCATGGAGAATGGAGACTTGTCGACATGTGGAGTTCGCCGAAGGCAGCGGCCCGGCAGTGCTTGTAGGCAGCGGCTCGGCGGTGGCTACGCGACAAGATAGGGAGGCAGCGTCCGTGCGACAAGGCAAGGAGGCAGCGGCCGCGCGCCTTGCTTGGCAGGGCCGACAAACGCGCCGCCATGACTCGCAGGCAGCCGCGCGCCGCATCTGGTAGGGCTGGCAATCGAGCGCCGCTTGCGGGAGTGAAGCGAGGCGTGCggagttgatttttttttattaatgCAGCAGTGAGCGGAGGACCTCCGAACCTCTTAATGGTAACATTACAGATGTTTTTGTCCCTATTCTCGTGTACCAAGCGGTTCATATGCGAGTCTGAATTGAATCGAACAAGTCTGAGGTGTGACTGCCAAGCTGTGTTCCTTCAGGGCATTGATACAGTGTGATAAACCGGGAGAACCTGTTTGTGTTCTTATGGGCAGAACTTGTGTATTCACATTTCCAGCCCGTGTTGGTAACCTGAAATTCAGAATCAGGCACAAGTTGTTCGGTAACATTTAGGAATATATCACAATTTTTTTTCCCATTTTCTGGTCAGACTGGAGTCAGCCGATCAACATGCTTCAAAATTTCATTAATCTTTGGTTAAACGTATGGATGATGCATACGCGTGTCTTTTCTTTCTGTTAAACTTACTAGATATTAGGAAAGTTTTCGTCATACTTGAATCTCGATTTACATTTGCTATTAGTTCACTGGGACACACTTATTACCTTCTAACTTATAAAATATGCATAGTACTGTCGAGTATTGGACCTGGGGTGGAGAGCGAAGCTCTTTCGAGACACGGTAGGAAAATTTCCCCTAGGACATTCGTTAACGCTGTTATTTGCTgatcagtgttttcctaaacgctaaacggtaaataaTTGGTCACCtatcgtttagccattattcggacaaaacgtcccattaaacgggtaGCAATTAGCTCTTAGATACTACGACTATTTTTTTAAAACAAGATACTATGTCTATTAAAATGATCATTATGCCCCTAACTATTATGTCACGACCCTTAGTAGTTGTCTCTACAATTTTAAcgtaaagtttgtcttcattcaaGTACGTATGCAAAAGTTATAATTTTTTTAGATAACTATTAAGGGTTGTGGTATAATAGTTAGAGGAAATTATTTCCTTGGCCCTAAAAAAAAGTGCCGCTTAGTTTCTTGgccttttttttctcgaacttgGTTATTTGGCCCTAAAACGATTTTTCTTTGATTTCTTGGCCCTTTCGTTAGTTTGATGGGCTAACGGGGTTAAGTTGTACGTGAAATGACTCTTTTACCCTTGGCTTGAAAAAAACAATTAttgaaaaaattaaaaaaataatgaTTCCATGCTTGAAAAAAATAGTGTATCttattttgggaaattattgataGAGGCAGCCTGAAAGACCTGTGAATTATAGCCTTCGGCCTCAGAGGTAATAGGGTCATTTCGCGTACAACTTAACACTGTTAAACCATCAAACTAACAGAAGGGCCAAGAAACCAAAGAAAATTCATTTTAGGGCCAAATAAGCAAGTTCgagaaaaaaaaccaaaaaactaAGCAACACTTTTTTGGGGCCATGGAAATAATTTCCTCTAATAGTTAGGGGTATAATGGCCAcactttttcagcttgttttttcaaactggaacagtgtttttctctcacaacaaataagtcagaacagtgttttgacTTGTTTTTTCTGCGAAGTGAACGGGGCCTTAAGTGTTTAAGAACTAATTGCCATAATTGAACATCTTTTCTAGCAAAGACGATGTATTAAGTAGTGACCATCTA encodes:
- the LOC136477164 gene encoding probable glucomannan 4-beta-mannosyltransferase 11; translation: MDAARGGGHSSAAASFAAGIAEEAARLWSELQLPVRVDWAAVAAQCAYLWAHARALLLVPAVRLLVFLSLAMTVMILVEKLFVCAVCLVVWAFRLGPHRRYRWEPIIAGSADGGDEESGGHGGGGEAKYPVVLVQIPMYNEREVYKLSIGAACALEWPSERFVIQVLDDSTDPVVKDLVEMECQRWKSKGVNIKYEVRGNRKGYKAGALKEGLKHEYVKDCEYIAMFDADFQPESDFLLRTIPFLVHNPEIALVQTRWKFVNSDECLLTRFQEMSLDYHFKYEQEAGSSVYSFFGFNGTAGVWRISAIDDAGGWKDRTTVEDMDLAVRAMLQGWKFVYVGDIKVKSELPSTFKAYRFQQHRWSCGPANLFKKMMVEIVENKKVSLWSKIHLWYDFFFVGKVAAHTVTFIYYCFAIPLSVLLPEIQIPLWGVVYVPTAITLLKALGTPSSFHLVILWVLFENVMSLHRIKAAVSGLLDAGGRVNEWVVTEKLGDTSKAKPGTNGSDAVKVIDVKLTEPLIPKLVKRRAKFWERYHCSELFVGTCILLCGFYDLLLANKGYYIFLFLQGTAFLVVGFGYVGTLPPCTA